A stretch of Crossiella cryophila DNA encodes these proteins:
- a CDS encoding chitinase encodes MSRKILVARVAAVLTVVLGIALAGFVPAHAAGVTASFVKQQAWETGYTGQITLKNDTASQVTGWKVEFDLPASTTVGAYWDALQTNAGGHYVFTNREYNGNLAPGASATFGFNAAGTAAPVNCRINGSPCDGGSTNPTTTTTSTTSRTTTSTSTTTTTTTTGPPPAGNKLLVGYLHSSFANGSGYIRMADVPAEWDIIQLAFAEPTSVTSGDLRFKLCPVAECPNVESEAEFTAAIRAKQAQGKKVLISIGGQNGQVQLTSTAARDAFVSSVSAIIDRYGLNGLDIDFEGHSLYLDSGDTDFKAPKTSVVVNLISALKTLKAKYGSGFQLTMAPETFFVQLGYQHYGGSGGADNRAGSYLPVIHAMRNDLTLLHVQQYNSGPIMGLDNQWKQMPSVDFHVAMADMVLGGFPVKGDVNNQFPALRQDQIALGLPASPNAGNGHTAVAAVHKVLDCLMKGSNCESYKPRAKYPSLRGLMTWSINWDRFNNAEFSKNHRAYLDR; translated from the coding sequence ATGTCACGCAAGATCCTCGTTGCTCGGGTGGCGGCAGTGCTCACGGTGGTGCTCGGCATCGCGCTGGCCGGATTCGTGCCTGCGCACGCGGCCGGGGTCACCGCCTCGTTCGTCAAACAACAGGCATGGGAGACCGGCTACACCGGCCAGATCACGCTCAAGAACGACACCGCGAGCCAGGTCACCGGCTGGAAGGTGGAGTTCGACCTGCCCGCGAGCACCACGGTCGGCGCCTACTGGGACGCCCTGCAGACCAACGCCGGCGGCCACTACGTCTTCACCAACCGCGAGTACAACGGCAACCTCGCGCCCGGCGCCAGCGCGACCTTCGGCTTCAACGCGGCAGGCACCGCGGCCCCGGTGAACTGCCGGATCAACGGCAGTCCCTGTGACGGCGGGTCCACCAACCCGACCACCACCACGACCTCGACCACCAGCCGGACCACCACCTCGACCAGCACCACCACGACGACCACGACCACCGGTCCGCCGCCTGCCGGGAACAAGCTGCTGGTCGGCTACCTGCACAGCAGCTTCGCCAACGGGTCCGGCTACATCCGGATGGCCGACGTGCCTGCCGAGTGGGACATCATCCAGCTCGCCTTCGCCGAGCCGACCTCGGTGACCTCCGGCGACCTGCGCTTCAAGCTCTGCCCGGTGGCCGAATGCCCGAACGTGGAGTCCGAGGCCGAGTTCACCGCCGCGATCAGGGCCAAGCAGGCCCAGGGCAAGAAGGTGCTGATCTCCATCGGTGGGCAGAACGGTCAGGTGCAGCTCACCAGCACCGCGGCGCGGGATGCCTTCGTCAGCTCGGTCAGCGCGATCATCGACCGGTACGGGCTCAACGGCCTGGACATCGACTTCGAGGGTCACTCGCTCTACCTGGACTCCGGGGACACCGACTTCAAGGCGCCGAAGACCTCGGTCGTGGTGAACCTGATCTCCGCGCTGAAGACGCTGAAAGCCAAGTACGGCAGCGGGTTCCAGCTCACCATGGCGCCGGAGACCTTCTTCGTCCAGCTCGGCTACCAGCACTACGGCGGCAGTGGCGGCGCGGACAACCGGGCCGGTTCCTACCTGCCGGTGATCCACGCGATGCGCAACGACCTGACCCTGCTGCACGTCCAGCAGTACAACTCCGGGCCGATCATGGGCCTGGACAACCAGTGGAAGCAGATGCCCAGCGTCGACTTCCACGTGGCCATGGCGGACATGGTGCTCGGCGGCTTCCCGGTCAAGGGCGATGTGAACAACCAGTTCCCCGCCCTGCGCCAGGACCAGATCGCGCTCGGCCTGCCGGCCAGTCCCAACGCGGGCAACGGGCACACCGCGGTGGCCGCGGTGCACAAGGTGCTGGACTGCCTGATGAAGGGCAGCAACTGCGAGTCCTACAAACCCAGGGCCAAGTACCCCAGCCTGCGCGGCCTGATGACCTGGTCGATCAACTGGGACCGGTTCAACAACGCCGAGTTCAGCAAGAACCACCGGGCCTATCTCGACCGCTAG
- a CDS encoding alpha/beta hydrolase, with protein sequence MKVVFVHGALVRDSAWWWSRMSPRLAQHGLSSATLDLPSCHTGGGLHTDGDALKALLANISEEVILVGHSYGGMVVTDAGTAPNVRHLVYLTAFLADTTQSLASFAGPEPAPHLEFHPDGTLSLRPEDLRARFAQHCDEGAYEGARARLTRQPQLALTQTPRNAAWQSKPSTYLVCAQDRGTPPEVQREQATRAHKVIELDSDHHPFLSQPDQLTNILVEISRQ encoded by the coding sequence ATGAAGGTGGTTTTCGTACACGGCGCCCTGGTCCGCGACAGCGCCTGGTGGTGGAGCCGGATGTCCCCGCGGCTGGCCCAACACGGCCTGTCCAGCGCAACCCTGGACCTGCCGAGCTGCCACACCGGCGGCGGCCTGCACACCGATGGCGATGCCCTGAAAGCCTTGCTGGCCAACATTTCCGAAGAGGTGATCCTGGTCGGCCACTCCTACGGCGGCATGGTGGTCACCGACGCGGGCACCGCCCCCAACGTCCGCCACCTGGTGTACCTCACCGCGTTCCTGGCCGACACAACTCAGTCCCTGGCCAGCTTCGCCGGCCCAGAACCCGCGCCCCACCTGGAATTCCACCCGGACGGCACCCTCAGCCTCCGCCCCGAAGACCTCCGCGCCCGCTTCGCCCAGCACTGCGACGAGGGTGCCTACGAAGGCGCCCGCGCCCGCCTGACCCGCCAACCCCAACTGGCCCTGACCCAAACACCCCGCAACGCCGCCTGGCAGTCCAAGCCGAGCACCTACCTCGTCTGCGCCCAGGACCGCGGCACCCCACCGGAGGTCCAACGCGAACAGGCCACCCGCGCGCACAAGGTGATCGAGCTGGACAGCGACCACCACCCATTCCTGTCTCAGCCAGACCAGCTCACGAACATCCTGGTCGAGATCAGCCGGCAGTGA
- a CDS encoding AfsR/SARP family transcriptional regulator, with translation MEFDVLGRLRVTDGDRLLDLPGGKARALLAVLLCHPNEAVSRDRLLDALWPAGPPRTAADNLRVHVSHLRRALAEPNRIVARQPGYALQVAPAELTTHRFTTLLADGRAALATDPARASHLLTSALSLWRGPAYADLDLPLLRAEAARLTELRLAALEDRIEADLALARHTQLAAELPALLAEHPLRERFHAQLMLALYHQGRQAEALATYRDLRRDLAEELGIDPSPPLRELHQRILTGDLAAPAPRHLPADLADFTGRAAELTGLLTSTAPPVCAIDGMAGIGKTSLAVHTAHRLAPHYPGAHLYLDLHGHTAGHQPAEPAAALGALLRALGIPGDRVPADLAGRAARWRHELAGQRALILLDNAASAAQVRPLLPGNPDCLVLITSRRRLVDLEAAHVLSLDVLPPADAIALFTAVAGAHRADAEPAAVAEVLRHCGHLPLAIRIAAARLRSRPAWTVEYLAQRLHAGELRELGGSVSAALTLSVQHLAPAGQRLFRLLGLHPGVTFDRYLAAAATDLSVAEAEELLEDLVDAHLLQQPRIGRYRCHDLVRDHTVRLAGQTPDQAAHTRVLDHYLHTAAAAMDVLLPHESRYRPALPAPTTPPTLTSYDQAMTWLDTERETLLAIAHAHPDRALPLSAVLWHYLHLRGHQDDALDLHTRALDQAESADEQCRSLNYLALAAIRLNRFETGLGWLHRSLALAGENSPHRGHTLHHLGLACFQLGDIPRARLYLGECLALTRESGQHYYRGHVLHRLGLACAAAGDHEEADACLEEALALARDHGYRDLEPEVRNGLGETARDRADPVRAAGHFRQALRIATETGDRDQQARAHNGLGHANRELGRPAEAARHWRLALAIYSALAVSEADLVRHHLTLLPDTAGQPPPVIHQTAPDQPI, from the coding sequence GTGGAGTTCGACGTGCTGGGCAGGCTGCGGGTCACCGATGGCGACCGCCTGCTCGACCTGCCCGGCGGCAAGGCCCGCGCGCTACTCGCGGTGCTGCTCTGCCACCCGAACGAGGCCGTCTCCCGGGACCGCCTGCTCGACGCCCTCTGGCCGGCAGGCCCACCCCGCACCGCCGCGGACAACCTGCGCGTGCACGTCTCCCACCTGCGCCGAGCCCTGGCCGAGCCCAACCGGATCGTGGCCCGCCAACCCGGGTACGCCCTGCAGGTCGCCCCCGCCGAACTCACCACGCACCGCTTCACCACCCTGCTCGCCGACGGCCGGGCTGCCCTCGCCACCGACCCGGCCCGCGCCAGCCACCTGCTGACCAGCGCACTCTCCCTCTGGCGCGGCCCGGCCTACGCCGACCTCGACCTGCCGCTGCTGCGCGCGGAAGCGGCCCGCCTCACCGAACTCCGCCTGGCCGCCCTGGAAGACCGCATCGAGGCCGACCTCGCCCTGGCCCGGCACACCCAGCTCGCCGCCGAACTTCCCGCCCTGCTCGCCGAACACCCGCTGCGCGAACGCTTCCACGCCCAGCTGATGCTCGCCCTGTACCACCAAGGCCGCCAGGCCGAGGCCCTCGCCACCTACCGCGACCTGCGGCGCGACCTGGCCGAAGAACTCGGCATCGACCCCAGCCCGCCACTGCGCGAACTGCACCAGCGCATCCTCACCGGCGACCTCGCCGCCCCCGCACCCCGGCATCTGCCCGCCGACCTCGCCGACTTCACCGGCCGCGCCGCCGAACTCACCGGCCTGCTCACCAGCACCGCCCCGCCGGTGTGCGCGATCGACGGCATGGCAGGCATCGGCAAAACCTCCCTCGCCGTGCACACCGCACACCGCCTCGCCCCGCACTACCCGGGCGCGCATCTCTACCTCGACCTGCACGGACACACCGCGGGCCACCAGCCTGCCGAACCAGCCGCCGCCCTCGGCGCCCTGCTCCGCGCCCTCGGCATCCCCGGCGACCGCGTCCCAGCCGACCTGGCCGGCCGCGCCGCCAGGTGGCGACACGAACTCGCCGGTCAACGCGCCCTGATCCTGCTGGACAACGCCGCCAGTGCCGCCCAGGTCCGCCCACTGCTGCCCGGCAACCCGGACTGCCTGGTCCTGATCACCAGCCGGCGCCGCCTGGTCGACCTGGAAGCCGCGCACGTCCTCTCCCTCGACGTGCTGCCACCGGCCGACGCGATCGCCCTGTTCACCGCGGTCGCCGGCGCGCACCGGGCCGACGCCGAACCGGCCGCGGTGGCCGAGGTCCTCCGCCACTGCGGTCACCTGCCACTGGCCATCCGGATCGCCGCCGCCCGCCTGCGCAGCCGCCCGGCCTGGACCGTCGAGTACCTGGCCCAGCGCCTGCACGCCGGTGAGCTGCGCGAACTCGGCGGCAGCGTCTCGGCCGCGCTCACCCTGTCCGTCCAGCACCTCGCCCCGGCGGGACAACGACTCTTCCGCCTGCTCGGCCTGCACCCCGGCGTCACCTTCGACCGGTACCTGGCCGCGGCCGCCACCGATCTCAGCGTCGCCGAGGCCGAGGAACTGCTCGAAGACCTGGTCGACGCCCACCTGCTGCAACAACCGCGGATCGGCCGCTACCGCTGCCACGACCTGGTCCGCGACCACACCGTGCGACTGGCCGGGCAGACCCCGGACCAGGCCGCGCACACCCGGGTCCTCGACCACTACCTGCACACCGCGGCCGCCGCCATGGACGTGCTGCTCCCGCACGAAAGCCGCTACCGCCCGGCCCTGCCCGCACCCACCACACCACCGACGCTGACCAGCTACGACCAGGCCATGACCTGGCTGGACACCGAACGCGAAACCCTGCTCGCCATCGCCCACGCGCACCCGGACCGCGCCCTCCCGCTTTCCGCCGTGCTCTGGCATTACCTGCATCTGCGCGGCCATCAGGACGACGCCCTTGACCTGCACACCCGTGCCCTTGACCAGGCGGAATCCGCGGACGAGCAATGCCGGTCGCTCAACTATCTGGCCCTGGCCGCCATTCGCCTGAACCGCTTCGAAACCGGTCTCGGCTGGTTGCACCGATCCCTCGCACTGGCCGGGGAGAACTCACCCCATCGTGGTCACACGCTGCACCACCTCGGCCTGGCCTGTTTCCAGCTCGGCGATATCCCGCGGGCCCGGCTTTATCTGGGGGAGTGCCTGGCGCTGACCCGCGAGTCCGGTCAGCACTACTACCGGGGGCATGTGCTGCACCGGCTCGGCCTGGCCTGCGCGGCGGCCGGGGATCACGAGGAGGCCGACGCCTGTCTGGAAGAAGCCCTCGCCCTCGCCAGGGACCACGGATATCGCGACCTCGAACCGGAGGTGCGCAACGGACTCGGTGAAACCGCACGCGACCGGGCCGATCCGGTCCGCGCCGCCGGGCACTTCCGCCAGGCGCTGCGCATCGCCACCGAAACGGGGGACCGGGACCAGCAGGCTCGCGCGCACAACGGGCTGGGGCACGCCAACCGGGAACTCGGCAGGCCGGCCGAAGCGGCCCGGCACTGGCGGCTCGCACTGGCTATCTACAGCGCCTTGGCAGTCTCCGAAGCCGACCTCGTTCGGCATCACCTGACTTTGCTGCCGGATACCGCAGGTCAGCCGCCTCCCGTAATCCACCAAACCGCCCCTGACCAGCCGATTTGA
- a CDS encoding DUF1990 family protein has translation MSGRLARIRDRAAQAEVTYPEVGVTRETDCPPGYRRVSRTLRLGRGEAEFARARLALRGWATHRGFGRGIYLGEVGPGEVGRQEAGRQGESGQGESGPGEAGPGDVGQRDVGRQDTGQQDTGQQVGDTVVSVLGFGPLSVVGPCRVVWRVDEARRCGFGYGTLPGHPVIGEEGFVLVLGADGAVEFTITAVSRPAGQLARWTGPIGRLAQRLAMTAYLHALR, from the coding sequence ATGAGTGGACGGTTGGCGCGCATCCGGGACCGGGCGGCTCAGGCCGAGGTGACCTATCCGGAGGTCGGGGTCACCAGGGAGACGGACTGCCCGCCCGGGTATCGGCGGGTCAGCCGGACATTGCGGTTGGGGCGTGGAGAAGCGGAGTTCGCGCGGGCCCGGCTGGCGTTGCGGGGCTGGGCGACACATCGGGGATTTGGGCGGGGGATTTATCTGGGAGAAGTGGGGCCGGGGGAAGTCGGGCGGCAGGAGGCCGGGCGGCAGGGGGAGTCCGGGCAGGGGGAGTCCGGGCCGGGGGAAGCCGGGCCGGGGGACGTCGGGCAGCGGGACGTTGGGCGACAGGACACCGGGCAGCAGGACACCGGGCAGCAGGTGGGGGACACCGTTGTATCGGTGCTGGGGTTTGGGCCGCTTTCGGTCGTGGGGCCCTGCCGGGTGGTGTGGCGGGTGGATGAGGCTCGGCGGTGTGGGTTCGGGTACGGGACGTTGCCGGGGCACCCGGTGATCGGCGAGGAGGGTTTTGTGCTGGTACTGGGGGCGGACGGGGCGGTGGAGTTCACCATCACCGCGGTGTCCCGGCCTGCCGGGCAGCTCGCGCGGTGGACCGGGCCGATCGGCCGACTGGCCCAGCGACTGGCCATGACTGCCTACCTGCACGCGTTGCGCTAG